Within the Thermoanaerobaculales bacterium genome, the region GACCAGGACGCCGAGCGAGATCAGCCCGCCGCCGCCCACCGCCAGCACCAGCCCCCACCGCATCTCGCCGAGGCGGGCTCCGCGCGCCAGGGCCGAGCCGAGGAACAGGTTGTAGGGGACCACCGTCGTGCCGACCAGCCCCAGCACGAGCACGGTCGACCCGGCCGGGATGCCGGGAACCAGCAGACCGGCGAGCAGCTCTCGTGCGTCCGGCGCCAGGCGGGCCGCGGTGACCAGGAAGGCGACGCCCATCACGGCCACCAAGGTGGCGAGCACGTTGGCGATCCACCTGGTGCTGCCGGTGGCGAGCAGGGCCGCCGCAGCTGCGGCGCAGACGATGGTCAGCAGCGCCGGCGAGACGTCGACGGCCAGCCCCACGCCGGCGACCGCGCCGAGCAGGTTGCCGGCCTGGTAGGCGGCGCAGCCGAGCACGATGCCCCCGGCCAGCACCGCTGCCACCCAGCGGGTGCGCGACCGTACCGCCCAGCGATCGCGGATCGCCGTGCCGAGCTCGCGGCCGGTGAGGACCGTGATCCGGCCCGCCGCCTCCTGCAGCACGATGCACGCCACCGTGGAGAAGAGCAGCGCCCAGGCCAGCGCGAAGCCGAAGTCGCTGCCCGCCCGCGCGCACGTGGTCACCGTGCCGGGGCCGATGAAGGCGGCGGCGATCACCGACCACAGCACGATGGCGAGCAGTCGCCTCATCGCTCCTCCGCGCCCCACCCGCCCCCGCCGGGCGTCTCGAGGATCAGCCGGTCGCCCGGCTCGACGCGGCAGCCGTCGATGCCGGCGAGCTCGCGGTGATCCCCGGCCGGCCGGACCAGGACCTGGCGCCCGACCGCGCCGTCGCCCCCGCCGGCCATCCCGTACGGTGCGCTCACCCGGTGCTGGCTGAGGATCGAGAGCTCAAGCGGTGACAGGAACTCGATCTCGCGGATCAGGCCGTCGCCGCCGCGCCAGCGCCCGCCGCCCCCGGAGCCATGACGGATCGTGAACCGGCGCAGCCGCACCGGGTACCGGTGCTCGAGCACCTCGGGGTCGGTGGCGCTGGTGTTGGTCATGTGGGTGTGGACGCCGCTCGCGCCGTCGAATCCGTGCCCGGCGCCGCTGCCGCCTGCCACCGTCTCGTAGTATCCGAAGCGGGCGTCGCCGAAGCTGAGGTTGTTCATGGTGCCCTGGCTGCAGCCGACGAGGCGCAGCGCCTCGAGCAGAGTGTCGACCAGGCGCTGGCTGGTCTCGACGTTGCCGCCAACCACCGCGGGGCAGTGTGCCGGGTCGTCGACGAACGGTGGGTTGAGGATGCCCGCCGGGATGTGCACCGTGACCGGCTCGAGGAGGCCCTCGTTGAGCGGCAGGTCGGCGTGGACGAGGAGCCGCATCACGTACATGACGACGCTCGAGACGATGGCCGGGGTCGCGTTGAGGTTGCCGGGATGGACCCCGGCCGTGCCGGCGAAGTCGAGCACCGCCCGCTCGCCATCGATCGTGAACGTGGCCACCAGCGGAGCGCCGTCGTCGAGCAGCTGCGCCCCACGGTGGACGCCGTCGGGGATTCGCCGCAGCGCCTGCCGGACCTGGTCCGCCGCGTGCTGCCGAAGGGCGTCCATGTGCTCGATCACGTGGTCGGGGCCGACCGCCAGGGCGAGGCGGAGGAGGCCGTCGCGTCCGCGGTTGACGGCGGCCAGCATCGCCCGCAGGTCGGCGAGGTTGTCGGCGAGCATCCGGGTGGGGTGCGGCCCGCCGGCCAGGAGCTCCTCGATCCGCTCCCATCTCGGGGCCCCGCCTGCGACCAGCAGCGTCGGCGGGATCACCACCCCTTCCTCGGCCAGGCAGCGCGCGTCCGGTGGAACCGACCCCGGCCGGATGCCGCCGATCTCGGCGTGGTGGGCCCGGCAGGCGACGTACCCGAGGAGCCGGCCGTGCAGGTGGATGGGCGCCGCCAGGGTCACGTCCGGCAGGTGAGAGCCCCCGCAGGCAGGGTGGTTGGTCACCACCACGTCGCCCGGCGCCAGCGCCAAGCGGGCGGCCAGCTCGCGGACGCACAGGCCCATGGCTCCGAGATGGACCGGGATGTGGGGCGCATTGACGACCAGCCGCCCGGCCGGGTCGAGGAGCGTGCACGAGAAGTCCTCGCGCTCCTTGATGTTGGTGGAGATCGCTGCGCGCCGCAGCAGCTCGCCCATCTCGCGGGCGATGCTCGCGAACCGGTGGCTCATCAGCTCGAGCTCGACCGCCCGCGGGCGCTCCGGTCGCGGCGACGGACGCGGGGGCGCGGCCTCTCGCCGCGCCCGGACGTCGCCGCCGCAGAGCTTCTCCACCCGCCAGCCGCTCGGCACCACCAGCGCGCTGTGCTCCTGCAGGATCAGCGCCGGCCCCCGGAGCGCCTCCCCGGCCGCAAGGCCCGCGGCCGCGAGGCACGGCACCTCGCGCCAGGCCCCGTCGAGGTAGCAGCGTTGGCGGCCGACCGCGCCGCGCGCCGGCGCCGCCCCGACATCCTCGCTGCCGGTCGGGCCGGGCTCCCGGCGGCGGCTCCGCACCACGGCGCGGACCCAGACCATCTCGATCGCGCGTTCGCAGGGCCGGTAGGAGAACAGCTCGAAGTACCGGCGCTCGAACTCTGTCCGCAGGTCGCAGCCCGCCCGCGGCTCGATCTCGAGGGTCGCGTCCTGGCCGGAGTACCGCAAGGCGACGATCCGGCGCGGCTGGTCGACGTGGCGGCGCTCGACGCCCTCCTCGGCGAGCGCCCGTTCGGCCTCCGCCTCGAGCTCCCGGAACCAACCGTCGACCCGGTCGATGCAGTCCTCCAGCGGCCGCAGGATCTCGCGCTGTGAGAACCGCTCGATCACCGCGTGGCCCAGGCCGACGGCGCTCAGCAGCCCGGCGTCACCGGGCAGGACGACGTCCCCGATGCCGAGCAGCTCGGCGACCCGGCAGGCGTGCTGGCCGCCCGCGCCGCCGAAGGCGACCAGGCTGTAGGTCGCCGGGTCGATGCCCTTGCGCACCGAGATGTGGCGGATCGCCTCGGCCATGCGCTCGTCGGCGATCCGGAGCAGCCCCTCCAGGATGGCCTCGCCGCTGCCACCCAGCTCGCCGGGCGCCTCGGCGCGGAGCTCGTCGAAGCGCGCGCGCGCCGCGCCCACGTCGATCGGGATCGGGAATCGCGACGGGACCAGCCGGCCGAGGAGGAGGTTGACGTCGGTGAGCGACAGCGGCCCGCCGGCGCCATACGACGCCGGGCCCGGATCGGCGCCTGCGCTCTGGGGCCCGACCGCCAGCTTCCCGTGCTCGACCCGGCAGATCGACCCTCCTCCCGCGGCCACGGTCTCGATCGCGAGCGCGGGCGCCACGAGGCGGACGGGGCCCACCCGGTGCTCGAAGACGTACTCGAAGTCGCCGTCGAAACGGGCCACGTCGGTGCTGGTGCCGCCCATGTCGAAGCCGATCACTCGCTCCAGGCCGGCCCTGCGCCCGACCGTCGCCGCCCCGACGACCCCTCCGGCGGGGCCGCTCAGGAGGCAGTCCACCGGACGGCAACTCCGGGCCTCGACGAGGCCGCCTGCGCTGGTCATCACGTGGAGGCTGGCGCCTGCCCTGCCGAGCCCGTCCTGCACCGCCCGCAGGTAGTCGGCGACCGGCGGCCCCAGGTAGGCGTCGGCAGCGGCGGTCTGGGAACGGCGGAGCAGGCCCTGGAAGGGGCTGAGCGCGCTCGAGCGTGCCACGTAGTCGAAGCCGGCGTCGCGCAGCAGTGCCGCGACGAGCTCCTCGTGGCGGGGATCGCGCTGGGCGTGGAGCAGGGCGACGCTGGCGCAGCAGAATCCACGGCCGCGCAGGTCGCCGATCGCCGCGGCGGCCGCGTCGAGATCCAGCGCCTGGACCACCGCGCCGTCCGCGGCCAGTCGCTCGGGAAGGCCCACGACCTCCTCGGGGAGCGGATCCGTGGGCTCGATCCGCAGCGCGAACAGGTCGGGCCGCCGCTGATCGCCGATCGCCAGGAGGTCCTCGAACCCGGCGGTGGTGAGGTGGACGGTGCGCGCGCCCCGTCGCTCGAGCAGCGCGTTCGTGCCTCGAGTGGTCGCCAGCCGCATCGCCATCGGCGGCAGGGCGTGGCCGGGTCGCGTGCCGGTGACCAGCCGCGCCGCCAGCAGCGGCGCCTCGTCCCCTGACCTCAGCTCGACTGGACAGCCCACCCTCAGGGTGGAGAGATCGACCCCGGCCAGGCGGACCGAGCCGGTCCCGGCGTCGTGCTCGACGATCTCGACCCGGGCGTCGCTGCCGAGCGGCGCCAACGAGAAGCCGGCGAGGAACCCGTCCGGGAGAAGCGCTCCGCCGCGAAGGCGGACCCGCCCGGCGTCGTCGACGTCCTCGATGACATCGCGGAGCGCGCCGCTCGAGAGCACCTTGCAGGTCCGGGTCCGGCCCGCCGGATCGACTGCCACGCAGTCGGTGAAGGTGCCACCGGTGTCGATCCAGACTTGCCAGGGGCCCCCGCTCAACGCCATGTCCTCGCGACGGCCCGGGCCGCTAGGCCGCCAGGCGAGCGCGGGATCCCGGGCCTCGGCGCTCGTTCGTGCACGCAGCCGCCTCCGATCTGGCGACGAGTGTACCTCGCTGCCTTTTCGATCCGGGAGCCGCCCTTTTTGATAGGATGCAGGTCGACCAGGCCACCTCGGAGTGGTCGAACTTCGATGCAGTCTCAGTGCGACGTCGTGCCGCCGGGGCGCGCGGTGCCGGCCGCCGCCGGGGGGGCGGCGTGGAACCGTCTCGGCGCGCTTTCCGCCGCGGCCAGGTGGGCGATCGCCGGTGCGGCCTTGCTGGCGTTCGCGCTCGCCTTCCAGGGCTCGCGACCGCTGTGGGAGCCCGACGAGGGACGCTACGTCGCTGTCGCGCTCGAGATGATTCAGCTCGACGACTACCTGGTGCCGCGCCTGCACCATCAGTTTCCCCACTTCGCCAAGCCGCCGCTGACCTACTGGGCGATCACGGCCTGCGTGCGCACCTTGGGCGTCAGCGAGTGGGCGGTGCGGCTGCCGAATGCGCTCGCCTACGCCGCGACGGTGCTGCTCGTGTTCGCGATCGGCCGCCGCCTCTGCCCGGACGACGCCGGGCTCGCTGCCGTGGTGTACGCGAGCTTCGTAATGACCAACACCGCGGCCAACATCGTCACCTCGGACACCTTGCTCACGGCGTTCGAGGCGCTGGCGGTGTGGGGGTTCGCGAGCTGGTGGTGGGGGGTGGAGCGACGACGGCGGGGCTGGCTCGCGGTGATGTGGCTGGGCTTCGCGCTCGCCTTCCTCACCAAGGGGCCGGTCGGGCTGCTGCCGTTGCTCGGGATCGGAGCGCTGGTGGCGGCGAGCGACGGTCTGCGCGGCCTCGGCGCCCTGTTCCCGGCCGCCGGGCTCGCCCTCTTCGCGCTGGTCGGCTGTGGCTGGTACGTGGCGGTGGTCGTCCGACGCCCCGAGCTCGTCGGCTACTTCCTGGGCGAGGAGTTCGTGGGCCGGGTGTTCACCCGTGTCCACGGCCGCAACCCGGAGTGGTACGGAGCCGCCACGGTCTACCTGCCGGCCTTCCTGCTCGGGGCCCTGCCGTGGACCGCGGTCCTGGCCGCGCGGCTGCGCCACGCCGGCCGCGTCTTCCGGCCGAGCTGGTGGCGGCGCTGCCTGCGCGACGATCCGGCTCTCTTCTTCGCGCTGGCCTGGCCGCTGCTGGGCGTGCTCATCTTCATCTTCTCCCGGTCGCGGCTTCACCTCTACGTGCTGCCGCTGTTCCCGGCGCTGGCGCTGCTGACCGCCATGGCGCTGCGGGGGAGGTGGCGCTGGACCCCGCGTGCCCTCTGCCTGATCGCGCTCTGGCTCGCGCTGCTGGTCGGACTGCGGGCCGCGGCTGCGCACGTCCCGAGCCATCGCGACGCCCGGGCGGCCGCACGCGAGGTGGCGGCGCTGGCCGACGAGGCATACGACGAGATCGTGCTGGTGGGCGTGCGCAACGGCTACGGGCTCCGCTTCTATCTCGGGCGCGAGGTCGAGCACGTGGCCTTCTCGGCGGAGGATCTCGAACGGGGCGTCGCTCACTCCAACCAGACCCTGGAGCAGGAGCTGGCCGAGAGCGAGCGGCAGATCTTCGTGGTCGACACCAGGCGTGCCGAGCGCTTCGAGGAGATCGTCCGCTCCGCCGGCCGCACCCCGCAGCTGCAGGGCATGGTCCGGGGCGTGAGCGTCTACTTCTGCCCGCGGTGAGCCGTCCGCATCCGGAGGCGGTCACCGCCCCGTCGCGTGCCCGCGCCCGCGCCCCTGGCCCGTGCTACCCTGGCCCGCGTGAGCCAGGAGGCGTCTGCCGCCGTCGAACTCTCCGTGGTCGTGCCGGTGTTCAACGAGCTCGCCAACCTCGATCCCCTGGTCGAGCGCGTGCGCACCACCCTGGACGGGCTGTCGTTGAGCTGGGAGCTGGTGGCCGTGGACGACGGATCGAGTGACGGCTCCGGCGACCGGCTCGATGCGCTCGCGGCATCCGAGCCTCGGCTCAGGGTGCTGCACTTCTCGCCTCACAGCGGCCAGTCGGCGGCGCTCATGGCCGGTATCGGGCAGGCGCGCGGCCGCTGGATCGCCGTGACCGACGCCGACCTGCAGACCTATCCCGAAGACCTCCCTCGGTTGCTCGAGTCGGTGAAGGAGGGGGGGGTCGACGCGGCGGTCGGAATCCGGGAGGAGCGCCGCGACAGCGGTTGGAAGCGAGTCTCGTCCCGCTTCGCCAACTGGGTGCGCAACCGGCTCACCCGCGAGGACATCGTCGACACCGGCTGCCCCCTCAAGGTGTTTCGCGCCGAGGCGACAGCGTGCCTCATTCCGTTCGACGGCATGCACCGTTTTCTGCCGACCATGCTCCGGATGGGCGGCTACACGGTGAGCCAGATCCCGGTCCGGCACGCCCCACGCACCGCGGGCCGCAGCCACTACGGCACCTGGGACCGCGCCTTCCGCGGCCTGCGCGACGCGCTCGGAGTGCGCTGGCTGCAGGACCGCCGGCTGCGCTGGAAGCTGCGTTGATGCGGCGGCACCGGACACTCTCGCCCCCGATCTGGCTGGCGGTGGCGGTGGCGTTGGCGGCGGCCTTGCTGAGCGCCTCGCTCCAGCTGCCGGCGCAGGGGCCCCCGCCCACGGAGCCGGGGGCGGCATCGCCGAGCTCGGTCAAGATGGAGCTCAAACCGCTCCCCGAGGGCGTGGACCGGGTCCGTCTCGAGGCGGACGGCGCCGGCGGCCACTGGTACGTCCTGGAGCTGTCCGGCGGCGGCGAGGAGCGGGTGCGTCCGGACGAGCTCGCGGCGAGAGTGGAGCGCGATCAGCGCAGCCGTGGCTTCTGGTTCCGGCTGCTCAACATCAGCTCGCCGATCGGCTTCGCGTGGGTCGCGATGGGGCTGCTCGGGCAGGTCCTGTTCACCGGCCGGATGCTCTTGCAGTGGCTGGTCAGCGAGCGCAGCAAGCGCTCGGTGGTGCCGGTGGGCTTCTGGTGGTTGAGCCTGGTCGGCGCCTCGATGCTGCTCGTCTACTTCATCTGGCGGCGCGACATCGTCGGCGTGCTCGGCCAGTGCGCCGGCTGGGTGGTCTACGGCCGCAACCTGTGGCTGATCCGCCGCGAGCGCCGGCTGCACGCCGCTGCCGCCACCTGATCGCTCGGTTCGAAGGACGGCGACGAGTGGCGACGCCTACGCCGGGGCCAGCGCCCGTGCCAGTCGACGGCATCCCTCGTCGATCGCGGCCTGGTCGGCGAAGGTGAAGCACAGGCGAGCGAACTCGTCGCCAACCGCCGGCTCGCCGAACTGCTCGTCGCGAGACGGGTAGAAGGCCGCTCCCGGCACGAAGGCCACGCCCTCGGCGATGGCGCGGTCGAACAGCTCGCGGCTCGACCGGCCGCGCATCCGCAGCCAGAAGAAGAAGCCGCCGTCCGGCGCCCGCCACTCGGCGGTCCCCTCGGGGAGGTGCTCGGACAGGGCCCGCTCCATGGCCGCGCACTTCGCCGAGTAGATGTCGAGGATGGTCGCGAGGTGGGCGTCGAGGTCGCCGCGGCGGCAGTACTCGCCGACCAGGGCCTGGGTGACGGTCGCGGTGCAGAGGTCCTCGCCCTGGCGCATGAGCACCATCGCGCGGATGACATCCGGCGATCCGACCGCCCACGCGACCCGGACGCCGGGCGCCAGGATCTTCGAGAACGACGACACGTAGAGGACTGCCGGCGCGTTGCCGGCGAGCCGCTTGAGTGTCGGCAGCGGCTCGCCCCGGTAGCGAAGCTGGCCGTACGGATCGTCCTCGACCACCGGGATCGAAAGCTGCGCGGCGGTCTCGAGAAGCCGCCGGCGGCGGTCGAGCGTCAGGCAGGCCCCCGACGGGTTGGAGAAGTCCGGGATCGTGTACAGCAGCTTCGGCCTGAGCCCGCACTCGGCCTCGCAGCGCGCCACCGCGTCGGCGAGGCCGTCCACGATCATCCCGTCGGCGTCGCAGGGCACGGCGACGAAGCGCGCCCCGGCGTTGCGCAGGGTGTGGATGGTGCCGGGGTAGGTCGGCCCCTCGACGAGCACCGGGTCGCCCGGGTCGATGAGGACGCGGGCGATCAGGTTGACGGCCTGCTGGGACCCGGTGGTCACCAGCAGCTCCTCGGGGCGGACCGGGTAACCGAGCCGGTCCGCCATCATCTCGAGCAGGGTTTCCCGCAGGGGCGCGTGGCCCTCGCTCGGCCCGTACTGCAGCACGCTGCGACCGCCATCGCGCAGGACCGAGGCGCACGCGGCGAAGCGCTCCACCGGGAAGCCGTCCGGGTCGGGCAGGCCGCCGGCGAAGGAGATCATCCCGGGTTGGCCGGCGACCCGGAACAGCTCGCGGATCGGCGATGGGCGCAGCGCGCGCCCGAGGCGAGAGAGGCGGAAGAGCTCGTCCATGGCAGCGGATTGTACGGCAGCCACGTCGACTGATCCGGTTATCGATACCGATTCTCGTCCTGAGAACCAGCTCTCCCCTCGGCCGTAAACCCTGTCGTGCGGCCGTGCATCTCAGGATCGAGAGGGGGCGCGTGGCAAGAACCCGAACCGACATGGAGAGCTCGATGATCGCTCGCCGGGTGGCTCTGATCCTGCTGCTGTCGACTGTCCCGCCGGCCCTCGCCGCCCAGTCTGGAGCGCCGCAGCCCAGGACCCGCGCGCAGATCCCGCGCATCGAGGCCCCGGTCGTCCTCGACGGCACCCTCGACGAGATCGTCTGGAAGCAGGCCTGGTCGACCGAGCTGCCGGTCGAGGTGAGCCCGGGCGAGAACACCCCGGCGCCGGTCTCGACCGAGGTGCTGCTGTTCCACGACGACGGCGCGCTGTACGTCGCGTTCCGCGCCTTCGACCCGGAGCCGACGGCGATTCGCGCCCACCTCGTCGACCGCGACAACGCCTGGTCCGACGACTGGGTGGGGGTGGTGCTCGACACCTTCCACGACCAGCGGCGCGACTACCTGCTGCTGGTCAACCCGCTCGGCGTGCAGATGGACAATATCGAGACCTGGCCCGGCGAGGGCACGACCTGGGACGGGATCTGGGAGTCGGCTGCCGCCATCCACGGTTGGGGGTGGGCCGCCGAGATGCGGATCCCGTTCTCGACCCTGCGGTTCCAGCGCAGCGACGGCCCGCAGGTGTGGGGCTTCGACGCGGTCCGCGGCTACCCGCGAAGCACCACCGCGCAGATGGGCGCCTTTGCGCGCGATCGCAACAACAACTGCTACCTCTGCCAGGCGATCGAGATCGAGGGCTTCGCCGGCGTCTCGCCGGGGCGCAACCTGGAGATCGTCCCGACCATGGTGGCGACCCGCACCGACGCGCTCGCCGGAACCGCCGCGAAGGTCCTCGCCGAGGGCGACATCGAGAGCGAGCTCGGCATCACGGCGCGCTGGGGCTTCACACCCAACCTGACGCTCAGCGGCACCGTTCAGCCGGACTTCTCGCAGGTCGAGGCCGATGCCCTCCAGCTTGAGGTCAACCAGCCGTTCGCGCTGTTCTTCCCGGAGAAGCGGCCGTTCTTCATGGAGGGGTCGGACTTCTTCGACACCAGCCTCGACGTTGTCTACACGCGGATGCTCCGTGATCCGGCGTGGGGCGCCAAGGTCACCGGCAAGGAAGGCGCGCACACGGTCGGCACCTACGTCGTCGAGGACGAGGTCACCAACCTCGTCTTCCCGGGGAGCCAGTCCTCGGACGCCACCTCGCTCGAGGCCGCCAACCTGGCCAGCGTCGCGCGCTACAAGTACGACCTCGACGACCGCTTCACCTTCGGCGTGCTCGGCACCTCCCGGGAGGGCGAGGACGGCTACTTCAATCGGGTCGCCGAATTCGACGCCGACCTCCGGGTGTCGCCCCGCGACCGGTTGGTCCTCCAGGCCCTGGGCTCGCGCACCCGGTATCCGGATGCCGTCGCCGACGACTACGGCCAGCCTGAAGGACCGTTCGCAGGCGCGGCGTACAACGTCGAGTACTACCACGACACCCGGAGCTGGCTGCTGTGGTCCTTGCTGCG harbors:
- a CDS encoding hydantoinase B/oxoprolinase family protein, whose amino-acid sequence is MALSGGPWQVWIDTGGTFTDCVAVDPAGRTRTCKVLSSGALRDVIEDVDDAGRVRLRGGALLPDGFLAGFSLAPLGSDARVEIVEHDAGTGSVRLAGVDLSTLRVGCPVELRSGDEAPLLAARLVTGTRPGHALPPMAMRLATTRGTNALLERRGARTVHLTTAGFEDLLAIGDQRRPDLFALRIEPTDPLPEEVVGLPERLAADGAVVQALDLDAAAAAIGDLRGRGFCCASVALLHAQRDPRHEELVAALLRDAGFDYVARSSALSPFQGLLRRSQTAAADAYLGPPVADYLRAVQDGLGRAGASLHVMTSAGGLVEARSCRPVDCLLSGPAGGVVGAATVGRRAGLERVIGFDMGGTSTDVARFDGDFEYVFEHRVGPVRLVAPALAIETVAAGGGSICRVEHGKLAVGPQSAGADPGPASYGAGGPLSLTDVNLLLGRLVPSRFPIPIDVGAARARFDELRAEAPGELGGSGEAILEGLLRIADERMAEAIRHISVRKGIDPATYSLVAFGGAGGQHACRVAELLGIGDVVLPGDAGLLSAVGLGHAVIERFSQREILRPLEDCIDRVDGWFRELEAEAERALAEEGVERRHVDQPRRIVALRYSGQDATLEIEPRAGCDLRTEFERRYFELFSYRPCERAIEMVWVRAVVRSRRREPGPTGSEDVGAAPARGAVGRQRCYLDGAWREVPCLAAAGLAAGEALRGPALILQEHSALVVPSGWRVEKLCGGDVRARREAAPPRPSPRPERPRAVELELMSHRFASIAREMGELLRRAAISTNIKEREDFSCTLLDPAGRLVVNAPHIPVHLGAMGLCVRELAARLALAPGDVVVTNHPACGGSHLPDVTLAAPIHLHGRLLGYVACRAHHAEIGGIRPGSVPPDARCLAEEGVVIPPTLLVAGGAPRWERIEELLAGGPHPTRMLADNLADLRAMLAAVNRGRDGLLRLALAVGPDHVIEHMDALRQHAADQVRQALRRIPDGVHRGAQLLDDGAPLVATFTIDGERAVLDFAGTAGVHPGNLNATPAIVSSVVMYVMRLLVHADLPLNEGLLEPVTVHIPAGILNPPFVDDPAHCPAVVGGNVETSQRLVDTLLEALRLVGCSQGTMNNLSFGDARFGYYETVAGGSGAGHGFDGASGVHTHMTNTSATDPEVLEHRYPVRLRRFTIRHGSGGGGRWRGGDGLIREIEFLSPLELSILSQHRVSAPYGMAGGGDGAVGRQVLVRPAGDHRELAGIDGCRVEPGDRLILETPGGGGWGAEER
- a CDS encoding glycosyltransferase family 39 protein, translated to MQSQCDVVPPGRAVPAAAGGAAWNRLGALSAAARWAIAGAALLAFALAFQGSRPLWEPDEGRYVAVALEMIQLDDYLVPRLHHQFPHFAKPPLTYWAITACVRTLGVSEWAVRLPNALAYAATVLLVFAIGRRLCPDDAGLAAVVYASFVMTNTAANIVTSDTLLTAFEALAVWGFASWWWGVERRRRGWLAVMWLGFALAFLTKGPVGLLPLLGIGALVAASDGLRGLGALFPAAGLALFALVGCGWYVAVVVRRPELVGYFLGEEFVGRVFTRVHGRNPEWYGAATVYLPAFLLGALPWTAVLAARLRHAGRVFRPSWWRRCLRDDPALFFALAWPLLGVLIFIFSRSRLHLYVLPLFPALALLTAMALRGRWRWTPRALCLIALWLALLVGLRAAAAHVPSHRDARAAAREVAALADEAYDEIVLVGVRNGYGLRFYLGREVEHVAFSAEDLERGVAHSNQTLEQELAESERQIFVVDTRRAERFEEIVRSAGRTPQLQGMVRGVSVYFCPR
- a CDS encoding Nramp family divalent metal transporter produces the protein MRRLLAIVLWSVIAAAFIGPGTVTTCARAGSDFGFALAWALLFSTVACIVLQEAAGRITVLTGRELGTAIRDRWAVRSRTRWVAAVLAGGIVLGCAAYQAGNLLGAVAGVGLAVDVSPALLTIVCAAAAAALLATGSTRWIANVLATLVAVMGVAFLVTAARLAPDARELLAGLLVPGIPAGSTVLVLGLVGTTVVPYNLFLGSALARGARLGEMRWGLVLAVGGGGLISLGVLVVGTALGGGLEYQRLGAVLGERIGGGAEWSLAVGLFAAGFSSAITAPLAAAITARTLIGGAQRPQWSDRSPRFRAVWLGVLLFGTGFGLAGVQPIPVIILAQAFNGLLLPLAAVFLWLAMNDRSLLGEHGVNTLLQNVIMGTIVVICVALGLRGLVTAVSGALALLGG
- a CDS encoding DUF5916 domain-containing protein, whose amino-acid sequence is MARTRTDMESSMIARRVALILLLSTVPPALAAQSGAPQPRTRAQIPRIEAPVVLDGTLDEIVWKQAWSTELPVEVSPGENTPAPVSTEVLLFHDDGALYVAFRAFDPEPTAIRAHLVDRDNAWSDDWVGVVLDTFHDQRRDYLLLVNPLGVQMDNIETWPGEGTTWDGIWESAAAIHGWGWAAEMRIPFSTLRFQRSDGPQVWGFDAVRGYPRSTTAQMGAFARDRNNNCYLCQAIEIEGFAGVSPGRNLEIVPTMVATRTDALAGTAAKVLAEGDIESELGITARWGFTPNLTLSGTVQPDFSQVEADALQLEVNQPFALFFPEKRPFFMEGSDFFDTSLDVVYTRMLRDPAWGAKVTGKEGAHTVGTYVVEDEVTNLVFPGSQSSDATSLEAANLASVARYKYDLDDRFTFGVLGTSREGEDGYFNRVAEFDADLRVSPRDRLVLQALGSRTRYPDAVADDYGQPEGPFAGAAYNVEYYHDTRSWLLWSLLRDIDDGFRADLGFMPQVDQRYGEVGGGLVWTGSPGDWYSRVELLSKAVHSEDHRGNLLLDEYVVKFNYEGPLQSHFFLRPRHVREGWAGEEYEYDEVWAHLCLHPNGSSQAWLEVIGGGRLDYAGNREGERLQLHPGFWYQPGRHLTLELDYTREQMDVDAGWLYDASIGQLSVAWQFDSRTFVRAILQAVDNEFNPEVDTAGRDPEFQHLFSQLLFSYKLNPQTVLFLGYSDNAIGDAATDLTRQDRTLFVKVGYAFVL
- a CDS encoding glycosyltransferase family 2 protein, which codes for MSQEASAAVELSVVVPVFNELANLDPLVERVRTTLDGLSLSWELVAVDDGSSDGSGDRLDALAASEPRLRVLHFSPHSGQSAALMAGIGQARGRWIAVTDADLQTYPEDLPRLLESVKEGGVDAAVGIREERRDSGWKRVSSRFANWVRNRLTREDIVDTGCPLKVFRAEATACLIPFDGMHRFLPTMLRMGGYTVSQIPVRHAPRTAGRSHYGTWDRAFRGLRDALGVRWLQDRRLRWKLR
- a CDS encoding lipid-A-disaccharide synthase N-terminal domain-containing protein, translating into MRRHRTLSPPIWLAVAVALAAALLSASLQLPAQGPPPTEPGAASPSSVKMELKPLPEGVDRVRLEADGAGGHWYVLELSGGGEERVRPDELAARVERDQRSRGFWFRLLNISSPIGFAWVAMGLLGQVLFTGRMLLQWLVSERSKRSVVPVGFWWLSLVGASMLLVYFIWRRDIVGVLGQCAGWVVYGRNLWLIRRERRLHAAAAT
- a CDS encoding PLP-dependent aminotransferase family protein; its protein translation is MDELFRLSRLGRALRPSPIRELFRVAGQPGMISFAGGLPDPDGFPVERFAACASVLRDGGRSVLQYGPSEGHAPLRETLLEMMADRLGYPVRPEELLVTTGSQQAVNLIARVLIDPGDPVLVEGPTYPGTIHTLRNAGARFVAVPCDADGMIVDGLADAVARCEAECGLRPKLLYTIPDFSNPSGACLTLDRRRRLLETAAQLSIPVVEDDPYGQLRYRGEPLPTLKRLAGNAPAVLYVSSFSKILAPGVRVAWAVGSPDVIRAMVLMRQGEDLCTATVTQALVGEYCRRGDLDAHLATILDIYSAKCAAMERALSEHLPEGTAEWRAPDGGFFFWLRMRGRSSRELFDRAIAEGVAFVPGAAFYPSRDEQFGEPAVGDEFARLCFTFADQAAIDEGCRRLARALAPA